tcttatatttataatgatCATTATATGGAAGTTTTTTATGTTCAAGTGAACCAAAATGTGAAACAGTTGAATTTATCTGTTCCAGAAACGTTTTtgcatttaaataaaaaaaacgagaTTAATGAAATTGATCTTATTGATAATGTGAACAACACAATTAACGATTATGACcaagttgaaaaaaaaacaaataattgtATAGAAGACgaccaaaataataaaaatcaatGTGATACCTTAAATTCccatgataaaataaatttaattaaaatagaGAGTGAACaattttcaataaataataaagcatatttaaaaatttataacaaCAAAGTTGGTAGCTATTATATAAGCTTAAATAGTATAAGTAACTTCCCTTATGTCAAATGGAAAATTACATACATTCAAAACActgtaattataaaaatacaaagcAAAATTGCTAATGAATTTGTTTTtcacataaataatgatggtATAATATTACAAGATAATGGAATAGATGTGCTAAATGACATATTTAATCAACCACTAGATGTgtatacattattatttttaatgaaaaaaagaggaattaattttttagtcACTGATGTAGAAATTAGcaaaatgcaaaaaagatatgattatgattttaattttgataatacaGAAGAAAGTATAATTAATGATATCTTATTATGCTTTAGATTTATTAACTTCTATTCAtctaatttaaaaacagTCGAATCCAAAACTACTATCAATATAAAAGGGAATACTAACTTTCCTAATAATCCGTTTACCGATTTGATATTTATGGAATATGAATCGTGTTTTTGCaggtaaaaatattttaaaatagtaGAAATGCACATGCTTACCCACGTAGGCATGCacaaacatatataatacctCATAGACTATTATAGTAGGAGAGGTTGCATGCcgaatgatatattttaaaatgttatgTTAAGTGAATATAGAGTTATTAGTATTACCATTTCAACATGCCCAAATTTAacttaatttatttcttttttaaataggatttccaaaatggaaaatgaGGAATGCGAAAAAAGacatggaaaaaatatatccaaACATAAAtccattttgttttgtctatttgaattatgtgaattaatgttattaaataataataaaaaagaaaaaaaagcattGAATGAATTTAACAAAcaagaaaatgatgaagaagatACTAAACAACATATAATGATGTTTCAGAATTTTTtgacaaaaatattgaaacataataatattgaaaaaattaataaagtgttgaaagaaaatattaacttAAAAAACATGTCTTTACAAAGTGATCACTATGATCAATTTTCgaaatttgaatatatcGACTTCCTACAATTAGACCAAACAacttattatttgaatttatttttgaagtttacaaaaataattccaTTCACGGATATTTGAGGAAAGTTCATGCCTCCATATCATTAATGTAATTAAATTAGAAAGTAATTTCAGCAGCTCGTAATGCGTCCTTCTGAAAAATCAAACAAGCAAAAGGCAAATACcggaatatataaatactgCAATATTATGGATACATGGTGGGCAAACAAGTGATAATACACGATAAGTATGGATATAAAGCCTTACGTAAGTATATGGTGTTTCCTTAGTCATGAGTTTTACTCGTCTCCTAtgttttttcgttttttcaTGTTGTTTCATTGCGTCATcatttatgaaataaatatcacAAGCATAACATTTAAATTGTCCtattaaaatgttattaatgagtttatattatttgaatacatacataaagataaataatatatactaaaTAGTTATATGTAAACTTATATTTCGGATAGTTAAACATACCACATCCTTTTTTATCTACATCATACGGAAGAACGGGTTTACTATGATAATCATTATACactgtaaatataatttattaaataggGGGaatcaataaatatagcGTTTTATTGTATGCACATCATAGaagtataatatatcaaaacaATATAGAAATTCGAGTCTTAATCTCATAGCATAATGTTAAATGTGCaacatgttttttattacctTCGTCAAAATCTCGTTTcctttttctaatttttaaaattttactatttatGGTATTACGAgggttttttttctttctcgTTGACAGTGCCACtagaaaaaatatcgaaaaaaataaaaaaatggaaaataaataaataaatatccaaaaaaataatagcgTATGGTaattatatgcaaataattgtgaattaaaagatatactttttaatataaatccGCCGTTATGTTTATTCTTATGTTATTGTTATCGTTTTTAacttaataattttttgtcaGTTGGGaaatgttatatttatataaaaaaattataatatacttttttaacTAATATTCCAATTTTGTCGTTATATtcttttgtataaaaaattatacaaaatatgtccgtgaataaaaaaatattatatattacaaaatgcatataatgaaaGGCATACATTAAATATTGCCCTTTGAAGTATGCAATTAACTAACTAATATATTGTGTTTAACAAATATTACGTCAAACATTATTCGTgattttttactttattctttttttatttattttttccgcTGTTTTGGggtttttacatttttatataatttaccTTTTGtgatattttacaaaaatgttaaaaagGGTATAAgtaaaatttgaaaattcattcatatttatctaatgataaattttatttatttttattctttaattatcaaagaataaaatatatgttttttgtaaacattttttttagtaaattttgaaattaattattatatatatgttttactttatttcaattttttttgcgtaattataaacaacgttatatatcaatatattagacctgtgataataatactatGCATATACCTTAGCACACTGTATACGTTTTAGGCctattaaatatgtaagCATACTCTTTAATATATTGGAAATAAATAGATAGAAAACTTCTTTTAAAGTTATTAgtataacaaaaattaaattattatggaataaaatatttaagagTTTAATAAGCATATTCCAAAGTGTACAATATTTTGtgtttaatttgtttttttgttactaccatttgtatttatataaaaatataataaatgaaaatatgaacagaaaatatagaacacatatatataactaaCGTGTGTATATGCGTCCTTAATTggtttatatttgtataaacTTATCCGAGTCGTGCtgattattttatcacagcatatatgcatgttggataaaatgataagcataatatgaattaatttaaaGGGTAAAATAACTCATTAATATATCCTTAACAAATTCATATTATAGTATTTTTGAAGGCTAAAGTGAAATATTAgctatattttgaatacACAACAATAATACAAAACACATGATcatgcataatatatacaaaaacaCCAAATAATGacagtaataataaataaaaatgatggaGAATTATTCTAAGcataatgatgataaaagGAATGAAACCGACGTGGAATGGAATTCTAGTATTAAAAAGGATGATAGCGGATCACATATTTTAAGTAATGCATATgacaatatatatgattctTCGTCATCagatgaagaagaaaatgtaaataataaatcaaaagCAGATTTAAcagaatattatttatataatgaaattaataatCACAAATACAACAATAACATTTATGATTTCTATCTGAATaagtttaataataatatcaaggaagaaaataaaaggaaTGAATCACATAACAGTGCTCATAAGAAAAATTCAAGTTTGATTAAGAACAAGGATTCAAATAAAGGTAAAACTGATAGCCTTAAGAAATCAAATAATCCAGATAacgaattttataaaaatcaaatagaaaaaaatcataGCATAGAAAAGAAATACACCAACAGTCATTCACCATATAACAGTAAAGGTAAACGatcaaattttaaaaataaagacacAAACAATACTGAGATAGTGAATGAAGAGCATAATAAAGATGTTTGTGATTTACCAAGTGAATTAGTGccaaataattatactaACAAAGAGGATATAAATACGATACCAAAAggttataatattaataataaaaaatatagtgatcatgatacaaaaaatggagttaatatatatttaaatactCTTATAAATAAGTTCGATTATACAATTTCTTGTAATATGTATAAGAAGACAAGTTcaacacatatatatagaaaaagaattataatgctaaaaaaaaagtttttaattataaacaaatttaagcaaaatatcaataatatttacaaagTTGTAAATCgagatatatatgatatatctCATTCAAGAATtagtgatatatataaaagttcaaataacatatataaatttactATTTATGCAAAAAGAATATGCATAGATAATATAAGTTCTAACTCAGATAATAGtaactttttttcattaaaaaaaaaaaacgctaaaaaaaaaagcaaagattattataaaatatcaaatgATGGGTTTCATTTTAACAATGAGGAAATTAGGCTAGCAAACCATAATCTGAATGTAATTActgaatttattaatttgatgaaaataatttctatatatgggtctataaaaaaatatatgaaaatattattttttaaaaatgcacAAAATagctttttaaaaaattatggacTGTATTATTCTTCCCCAATGTATTTTAaattcttaaaaaaatattataattcaaTGATGCAAAATACCtataactatatatatataaatatattaaagataaagaatatagagcaaataaaatatagttaCATATACGCAATAATAGATGTAAACgaatttttgtattattataaatatgaatacaATAAAGACATGTTTATACCGCTTTTCACAGATCAGCACaacaaaattgtatttcatttttataccgaccttgatatatatttagggtattttatattgtataGTTATGAAATTGAGAAacacatttattttgatttatatCTAAACAATGGTAAAAGGGATACCGAATTATATAACTCACATATGAGTTCGGGggcttataaaaattatcaaaaaaaaaataataataatatatacaaaaatagttataatGATTCGTTCCTTGGCTCTACAAGCTCAAATGCGATAGAAAATTTGGGATCATCTctagataataataaagctgattcaaaattattaaatgaagATTCATTATTgaatcaaaaatatataagtttTGATAAGAATTATTtctttgtaaaaaaaataacaaatgaccaaaaaaaaacagtaccaaagaataataaatatgcagaTGATCCTACGgatgataatttatatgtacatatatttatatataaaagtaaaaacaGATTCGAATATTTATTACCACAAGCAAATAGCGGAAACATGCTGGgtgataatgaaaatttgtttatgccaaataataatctaaataataattaccAGCTAattagtttatttttaaataatgtgaAAAGAACAATGCAAATCAAAAATAGattcaataaatttttagataaattaaatgatatttttgaatttagAAGTTTTCCAGTttctattatttcattaatatatatatttttatgttcctattttaaaaattatatacacattatattattattaacaatcatatttttaatttcgataaataatgaaaaaaattatgatacgTATAGATATCTATTATATCAATAtcctatattatatttatttttccctCATAGTTTATTGTGcaaaatatcaaataaatcaGATCTTTATCATTTGCATACATTTGTccatatgtttatattgaataaatttccaatattttttcaatatctttataaatattacagATGCAAATGCCTATATTTCTTTGCATATACTCCTACATATTTTGGTAAGTATTACaatagttatttttttccaaacGAAGATGATAATGGGATAAATAAGAACCATATATCTATAGATAGAATAgtcaaaagaaaatattatggtaagaaaaattttcataagtATTCTAACAAAAAATCCAATAGCCCAGATAAAATTGAGTATTTAGAATCTTATATGcttagaaaaaaagaaacttATGAAAATTCCAAACAGAGAATATTTGACACAATGGTTAAGGGAAGTAATCATATTGactacaaaaataatatcgaTAGTAATTACATAACTAATTATCCTGAATTGcgagatataaaaaaaaatgatgcaGATAGTCATGGTAGGAGATATTATAGTATTCCAAAAGAAGAGAACCTCACAAGGCATCCTAGTAGAGGAGACATTAATGATAACGCTAAGGGAGTCAGGAGACATTCTATACTCCTTTTTGATAGAGGTGCAAAAAACAGTcaatgtaataataatcagAAGTATGATGTATTAAATCCTTTAAGCAACAAACATATGAATGATAATCAGCTAGCTAACGTTCCGAgagataaaaatgttaaagcCGAAGGTATAGATAAGGAAAAAGGAGAACATGCAAAATGTAAAAAGGAGGAAAAggtaaatgataatatattaaacaacttacgaaaatatttaaaaggcaaaaaagataaaataatcaataatacaaagaaaaaaagtgtaattaatttagaaaatgaaaaatattcaaatgatatgacttatttaaaaaacaattataatTGTTTAGAAGGgtttaataataacatagatgcaaataacaaatataatacaaatttttacaataaaatGCTAAGAAATAGTAAAATACACAATCTGattagtaataataaaaaccaTTTAATGGAGTATTATGATTTGagagaatataataataaaaatttatcaaataaatatacagacaa
This region of Plasmodium chabaudi chabaudi strain AS genome assembly, chromosome: 13 genomic DNA includes:
- a CDS encoding zinc finger protein, putative; translated protein: MALSTRKKKNPRNTINSKILKIRKRKRDFDEVYNDYHSKPVLPYDVDKKGCGQFKCYACDIYFINDDAMKQHEKTKKHRRRVKLMTKETPYTYKDALRAAEITF